The Penaeus monodon isolate SGIC_2016 chromosome 33, NSTDA_Pmon_1, whole genome shotgun sequence genome includes a window with the following:
- the LOC119594220 gene encoding uncharacterized protein LOC119594220: MLGTIPTFGVFVFMINDFLRFMLKLFVIVFLQVIAFSFAFHMLLRGRASFRNLPCAIMKIVTMMLGDLGYDDLFNNTESPLPYPAGEQHRPRLLPLPHGHRYDQHPDELPAGGSGQGQEADGAHEAVEAAQRRLGDGLQVSSAAEEVHRRLGGGRPAEGGRGGQQTG; encoded by the coding sequence ATGCTGGGCACGATCCCCACCTTCGGCGTCTTCGTCTTCATGATCAACGACTTCCTGCGGTTCATGCTCAAGCTGTTTGTGATCGTGTTCCTGCAGGTGAtcgccttctccttcgccttccacATGCTCCTGCGCGGGAGGGCCTCCTTCAGGAACCTGCCTTGCGCGATTATGAAGATCGTGACGATGATGCTTGGTGACCTGGGCTACGACGACCTGTTCAACAACACGGAGAGCCCCCTGCCGTACCCGGCCGGTGAGCAACATCGTCCTcgtctacttcctcttcctcatggTCATCGGTATGATCAACATCCTGACGAACTTCCCGCAGGAGGTTCTGGACAAGGCCAAGAAGCAGACGGAGCTCATGAAGCTGTCGAGGCCGCTCAACGCCGTCTTGGAGATGGACTCCAAGTTTCCTCTGCTGCGGAGGAGGTACACCGTCGGCTGGGTGGTGGACGGCCTGCCGAAGGAGGACGAGGTGGACAGCAAACAGGG